One region of Mycolicibacterium lutetiense genomic DNA includes:
- a CDS encoding Rv2732c family membrane protein — protein sequence MWLLSNESDFDRFKDDLAAVERRVTREFDTGPRAMVVAILVFVVLLSFVLPHTGDTKGFDVLVGDAAALNDGISLPSRVFVWLALVFSVGFSVLALITRRWALAWTALAGSAVASALGMLAVWSRQTAAGHPGPGIGLIIGWLAVIVLTFHWARVVWSRTALQLAAEADRRHEASQHQQRNVLGIPMPGDTESDVTKPGTAGEKPDQPDQT from the coding sequence ATGTGGCTGTTGAGCAACGAAAGCGACTTCGACCGGTTCAAGGACGACCTGGCCGCCGTCGAGCGGAGGGTCACCCGTGAGTTCGACACGGGTCCACGGGCGATGGTCGTGGCCATCCTGGTGTTCGTGGTGCTGCTGTCGTTCGTGCTGCCCCACACGGGTGACACCAAAGGATTCGACGTTCTGGTCGGTGATGCGGCGGCCTTGAACGACGGCATCTCACTGCCGTCGCGGGTGTTCGTCTGGTTGGCGCTGGTGTTCTCGGTCGGGTTCTCGGTCCTGGCGCTGATCACTCGCCGTTGGGCGCTGGCCTGGACGGCCCTGGCCGGTTCGGCCGTGGCCAGTGCGCTCGGAATGCTCGCGGTGTGGTCGCGTCAGACCGCCGCGGGGCATCCCGGCCCCGGAATCGGGCTGATCATCGGGTGGCTGGCCGTGATCGTGCTGACCTTCCACTGGGCGCGTGTGGTGTGGTCGCGGACCGCACTGCAGTTGGCCGCCGAGGCCGACCGCCGCCATGAAGCCTCGCAGCATCAGCAGCGCAACGTGCTCGGCATCCCCATGCCCGGCGATACCGAGAGCGACGTCACGAAGCCCGGCACCGCCGGCGAGAAGCCGGACCAGCCGGATCAGACCTAG
- the dapF gene encoding diaminopimelate epimerase, with protein MIFAKGHGTQNDFVVLPDLDAALSLTPAAVAALCDRRRGLGADGVLRVTTAGAAQAAGVFERLPDGVAASDWYMDYRNADGSIAQMCGNGVRVFAHYLRASGLESADEFVVGSLAGPRPVVLHRVDATTADVTVEMGKANQFGTGTAVVGGRSVSGVAVDVGNPHLACVGLTEDELAALDVAAPVSFDPKLFPDGVNVEVLTAPVDGAVSMRVHERGVGETRSCGTGTVAATLAALAHQGADTGTLRVRIPGGQVTVTITESTSYLRGPSVLVARGELSPAWWSAAHA; from the coding sequence GTGATCTTCGCCAAAGGGCACGGCACCCAGAACGATTTCGTGGTGCTGCCCGACCTCGACGCCGCGTTGTCGCTGACGCCGGCCGCGGTGGCCGCGCTGTGCGACCGACGCCGCGGCCTGGGCGCCGACGGCGTACTGCGGGTGACGACGGCCGGTGCCGCGCAGGCCGCCGGGGTTTTCGAACGACTTCCCGACGGTGTCGCAGCGTCCGACTGGTACATGGACTACCGCAACGCCGACGGGTCGATCGCGCAGATGTGCGGCAACGGAGTGCGGGTGTTCGCGCATTACCTGCGGGCCTCCGGGCTGGAATCGGCCGATGAGTTCGTGGTCGGCTCGCTGGCCGGGCCCCGTCCGGTCGTGCTGCACAGGGTCGACGCCACCACCGCGGACGTCACCGTCGAGATGGGCAAGGCGAACCAGTTCGGTACGGGCACCGCCGTGGTCGGCGGCCGCAGCGTCAGCGGAGTCGCCGTCGACGTGGGCAATCCACACCTGGCCTGCGTCGGGCTGACCGAGGACGAACTGGCGGCCCTCGACGTCGCGGCGCCGGTGTCCTTCGACCCGAAGCTGTTCCCCGACGGCGTCAATGTCGAGGTCCTGACCGCACCGGTGGACGGCGCGGTGTCGATGCGCGTGCACGAGCGGGGTGTCGGAGAGACCCGCTCCTGCGGTACCGGCACCGTCGCGGCCACGCTCGCGGCCCTGGCCCACCAGGGGGCCGACACCGGGACGTTGCGGGTGCGCATCCCCGGCGGCCAGGTCACCGTGACGATCACCGAGTCCACCAGCTATCTGCGCGGGCCCTCGGTGCTGGTGGCGCGCGGCGAGCTCAGCCCGGCTTGGTGGAGCGCGGCCCATGCGTAA
- the miaB gene encoding tRNA (N6-isopentenyl adenosine(37)-C2)-methylthiotransferase MiaB: MVNREAAAEPAELRAARTYQVRTYGCQMNVHDSERLSGLLEDAGYRRAPDGTDADIVVFNTCAVRENADNKLYGNLSHLAPRRQADPNMQIAVGGCLAQKDRDSVLRRAPWVDVVFGTHNIGSLPTLLERARHNRTAQVEIVEALQEFPSTLPATRESAYAAWVSISVGCNNTCTFCIVPSLRGKEVDRRPGDILAEVQTLAEQGVLEVTLLGQNVNAYGVSFADPDVPRDRSAFAKLLRACGDIDGLERVRFTSPHPAEFTDDVIEAMAQTPNVCPTLHMPLQSGSDRILKAMRRSYRADRYLGIIDKVRTAIPDAAITTDIIVGFPGETEEDFQATLDVVEQARFATAFTFQYSIRPGTPAAEMPDQLPKAVVSERYQRLIDLQERISLEENQAQIGREVELLVATGEGRKDAATTRMSGRARDGRLVHFSPGDNDIRPGDVVTTTVTGAAPHHLIADAALATHRRTRAGDAHEAGRRPRTGVGLGLPRIGAPETPPLSEGCGC, translated from the coding sequence ATGGTGAACCGGGAAGCGGCGGCCGAGCCGGCCGAGCTGCGTGCCGCGCGCACCTATCAGGTCCGCACGTATGGCTGCCAGATGAACGTGCATGACTCCGAGCGGCTGTCCGGCCTGCTGGAGGACGCCGGCTACCGGCGTGCCCCCGATGGCACCGACGCCGACATCGTCGTGTTCAACACCTGTGCGGTGCGCGAGAACGCCGACAACAAGCTGTACGGCAACCTCAGCCACCTGGCCCCGCGGAGACAGGCCGATCCGAACATGCAGATCGCCGTCGGCGGCTGCCTGGCGCAGAAGGATCGCGATTCGGTCCTGCGCCGCGCACCCTGGGTCGACGTGGTCTTCGGCACCCACAACATCGGGTCCCTGCCCACGCTGCTGGAGCGGGCCCGTCACAACCGGACCGCCCAGGTCGAGATCGTCGAAGCGCTCCAGGAGTTTCCGTCCACCCTGCCTGCGACGCGGGAGTCCGCCTATGCGGCGTGGGTGTCGATCTCGGTGGGCTGCAACAACACCTGCACGTTCTGTATCGTGCCGTCGCTGCGCGGCAAGGAGGTCGACCGCCGGCCCGGCGACATCCTGGCCGAGGTGCAGACCTTGGCCGAACAGGGCGTGCTTGAGGTCACCCTGCTGGGCCAGAACGTCAACGCCTATGGCGTGTCCTTTGCCGACCCGGACGTGCCCCGCGACCGCAGCGCGTTCGCCAAGCTGCTGCGCGCCTGCGGTGACATCGACGGGCTCGAGCGGGTGCGCTTCACCTCACCGCACCCCGCCGAGTTCACCGACGATGTGATCGAGGCGATGGCGCAGACCCCCAACGTCTGCCCGACGCTGCACATGCCGCTGCAGTCCGGGTCGGACCGCATTCTCAAGGCAATGCGCCGGTCCTACCGGGCCGACCGGTACCTGGGCATCATCGACAAGGTCCGGACGGCGATTCCGGACGCCGCGATCACCACCGACATCATCGTCGGGTTCCCCGGCGAGACCGAGGAAGATTTCCAGGCCACCCTCGACGTCGTCGAGCAGGCCCGTTTCGCCACTGCGTTCACCTTCCAGTACTCCATCCGGCCCGGAACCCCGGCCGCCGAGATGCCCGACCAGTTGCCCAAAGCGGTTGTCAGCGAACGTTATCAACGGCTGATCGACCTGCAGGAGCGAATCTCGCTGGAGGAAAACCAGGCTCAGATCGGCCGGGAAGTCGAGCTGCTGGTCGCCACCGGCGAGGGGCGCAAGGACGCGGCCACCACCCGCATGTCGGGCCGGGCCCGTGACGGCAGGCTGGTTCATTTCAGTCCCGGGGACAACGACATCCGGCCCGGCGACGTCGTCACCACGACCGTGACCGGCGCTGCTCCGCATCATCTGATCGCCGACGCCGCGTTGGCCACCCATCGGCGTACCCGCGCCGGCGACGCCCATGAGGCGGGGCGGCGCCCGCGAACCGGCGTCGGTCTCGGCTTGCCGCGGATCGGTGCACCGGAAACCCCGCCGTTATCAGAAGGATGTGGCTGTTGA
- the hflX gene encoding GTPase HflX produces MTHPEHPVTPSTGELALEDRASLRRVAGLSTELTDVTEVEYRQLRLERVVLVGVWTDGSAADADASLAELAALAETAGSEVLEGLIQRRDKPDPSTYIGSGKAIELREIVLATGADTVICDGELSPAQLNSLEKVVKVKVIDRTALILDIFAQHATSREGKAQVSLAQMQYMLPRLRGWGESMSRQAGGRAGGASGGVGTRGPGETKIETDRRRIRERMAKLRREIRDMKKIRDTQRSRRLGSEAASVTIVGYTNAGKSTLLNALTGAGVLVDNTLFATLEPTTRRGEFDDGRQFVLTDTVGFVRHLPTQLVEAFRSTLEEVVDADLLVHVVDGADDHPLAQINAVRQVVNEVVAEYDIAPPPELLVVNKIDAATDLGLASLRRALPDAVFVSAQTGDGLDRLSARMAEMIPPTDATVDVTIPYDRGDLVAKVHADGRVDATEHTADGTRIKARVPMALAASLSEFATF; encoded by the coding sequence ATGACACATCCAGAACACCCCGTCACGCCCAGCACCGGTGAGCTCGCCCTCGAAGACCGCGCCTCACTGCGCCGCGTCGCCGGGCTGTCCACCGAACTCACCGACGTCACCGAGGTCGAATACCGCCAGCTGAGGCTCGAGCGGGTGGTCTTGGTCGGCGTGTGGACCGACGGCAGCGCGGCCGACGCCGATGCCAGCCTGGCCGAGTTGGCCGCACTCGCCGAGACCGCCGGCTCGGAGGTACTCGAGGGGCTCATCCAACGCCGGGACAAGCCCGACCCGTCCACCTACATCGGTTCGGGCAAGGCCATCGAACTGCGCGAGATCGTGCTGGCCACCGGCGCCGACACCGTCATCTGCGACGGTGAACTCTCACCTGCGCAGCTCAACTCGCTGGAGAAAGTGGTCAAGGTCAAGGTCATCGACCGCACCGCGCTGATCCTGGACATCTTCGCCCAGCACGCCACCAGTCGGGAGGGCAAGGCGCAGGTGTCGCTGGCGCAGATGCAGTACATGCTGCCCCGGCTCCGCGGCTGGGGTGAATCGATGTCCCGCCAGGCCGGCGGCCGCGCCGGCGGCGCGAGTGGTGGCGTCGGCACCCGTGGACCCGGTGAGACCAAGATCGAAACCGACCGCCGCCGCATCCGAGAGCGGATGGCCAAGCTGCGTCGCGAGATTCGCGATATGAAGAAGATCCGCGACACCCAGCGCAGCCGTCGGCTGGGCTCGGAAGCCGCGTCGGTCACCATCGTCGGCTACACCAACGCCGGCAAGTCGACCCTGCTCAACGCCTTGACCGGGGCCGGCGTGCTGGTGGATAACACTCTGTTCGCCACGCTCGAACCCACCACGCGACGTGGGGAATTCGACGACGGGCGGCAATTCGTGCTGACCGATACCGTCGGGTTCGTCCGGCACCTGCCCACCCAGTTGGTCGAGGCATTCCGGTCCACCCTGGAAGAAGTTGTCGACGCCGACCTGCTGGTGCACGTGGTGGATGGCGCCGACGACCACCCGTTGGCCCAGATCAACGCGGTACGGCAGGTGGTCAACGAGGTGGTCGCCGAGTACGACATCGCCCCGCCGCCGGAATTATTGGTGGTCAACAAGATCGACGCGGCCACCGACCTCGGTCTGGCCTCGCTGCGGCGCGCGCTACCCGACGCCGTGTTCGTCTCGGCCCAGACCGGCGACGGGCTGGATCGGCTGAGCGCCCGGATGGCCGAGATGATCCCCCCCACCGACGCCACCGTGGATGTGACGATTCCCTACGACCGAGGGGATCTGGTGGCAAAGGTGCACGCCGACGGTCGGGTGGATGCCACCGAGCACACTGCCGACGGCACGCGGATCAAGGCGCGGGTGCCCATGGCACTGGCCGCGAGCCTGAGCGAGTTCGCCACCTTCTGA
- the miaA gene encoding tRNA (adenosine(37)-N6)-dimethylallyltransferase MiaA: MTRPLAIIGPTGTGKSALALAVAEQLSGEIGVEIVNADAMQFYRGMDIGTAKLPVAERRGIPHHQLDVLDVTETATVARYQQDAAADVEAIAARGAVPVIVGGSMLYIQSLLDEWTFPATDPVVRARWEARLAEVGVAALHVELTRVDPAAGASILPTDGRRIVRALEVVELTGQPFAASAPTIGAPRWDTAIIGLDWDTAVLDQRLEQRTDLMFDEGLVDEVRTLSGRGLRDGVTAARALGYAQVLADLDAGGDGSAAREPTFIGTRRYVRRQRSWFRRDHRVVWLDGAADGLVHDALRAWRHVS, from the coding sequence GTGACCCGGCCCCTCGCGATCATCGGCCCGACCGGCACGGGGAAGTCGGCGCTGGCGCTGGCGGTGGCCGAGCAGCTGAGCGGCGAGATCGGCGTAGAGATTGTGAATGCCGACGCGATGCAGTTCTACCGCGGTATGGACATCGGCACCGCGAAGCTGCCGGTCGCCGAGCGACGCGGCATCCCGCACCATCAGCTCGATGTGCTCGACGTCACCGAGACCGCGACGGTGGCGCGCTACCAGCAGGATGCCGCAGCCGACGTGGAGGCCATCGCGGCGCGTGGCGCGGTCCCGGTGATCGTGGGCGGGTCCATGCTCTACATCCAGTCGCTGCTCGACGAGTGGACGTTCCCGGCCACCGATCCGGTGGTGCGGGCGCGGTGGGAGGCGCGGCTGGCCGAGGTGGGGGTGGCCGCCCTGCACGTCGAGCTGACCCGGGTGGACCCCGCGGCGGGGGCGTCGATCCTGCCGACCGACGGCCGGCGCATCGTGCGGGCCCTGGAGGTCGTGGAGCTGACCGGTCAACCGTTCGCCGCCTCGGCGCCGACCATCGGTGCCCCCCGCTGGGACACGGCGATCATCGGATTGGACTGGGACACAGCCGTTCTCGATCAACGTCTGGAGCAGCGGACAGACCTGATGTTCGACGAGGGGCTGGTCGATGAGGTGCGCACGCTGAGCGGCCGCGGCCTGCGCGACGGCGTCACCGCGGCGCGGGCGCTCGGGTACGCGCAGGTGCTGGCCGACCTGGATGCCGGGGGAGACGGCTCGGCGGCCCGCGAGCCGACGTTCATCGGTACCCGGCGCTATGTGCGCCGGCAGCGGTCCTGGTTCCGCCGTGACCACCGGGTGGTGTGGCTGGACGGTGCGGCCGACGGTCTGGTGCACGACGCACTGCGGGCGTGGCGGCACGTATCCTGA
- a CDS encoding DUF349 domain-containing protein: MTTSEPGGATPQPTSGPTPRPTPTPTPRPGPPRPVPHPSRVAPAVAVAPSSDPHKFGRVDDDGTVWLITGASERVIGSWQAGDTESAFTHFGRRFDDLHTEIALLERRLTSGTGDARKIKSAAASLAESLPTAAVLGDVEALSSRLTAILEHADAAAATERAQRDEHRGAQTARKEALAAEAEDLAANATQWKSAGDRLREILDEWRTITGLDRKLDDALWKRYSSARETFNRRRGSHFAELDRGRVGARQAKEALCEQAEQLSDSTDWGATGATFRDLLTQWKAAGRASKDVDDALWHRFKTAQDTFFGARNAAHAERDTEFKANATAKEALLAEAEKIDTTDLDAARAALRTIGDKWDAIGKVPRERAADLERRLRSVEKKIRDTPAGGVDPEAQARADQFRSRAEQFEKQAEKAEAAGRAKDAADARASAEQWRQWADAAAATLGERK; the protein is encoded by the coding sequence ATGACAACCAGTGAGCCAGGCGGAGCCACCCCCCAGCCGACGTCCGGGCCCACACCGAGGCCCACTCCTACGCCTACCCCAAGGCCAGGACCGCCCCGCCCCGTTCCCCACCCCAGCCGGGTCGCCCCGGCAGTTGCGGTGGCGCCGTCCAGCGATCCACACAAATTCGGGCGAGTGGACGACGACGGCACGGTGTGGTTGATCACCGGAGCCAGCGAGCGTGTCATCGGCTCGTGGCAGGCCGGTGACACTGAATCGGCGTTCACCCACTTCGGCCGGCGCTTCGATGATCTGCACACCGAGATCGCGCTGCTGGAACGCCGGCTGACTTCCGGTACCGGGGACGCCCGCAAGATCAAGTCGGCGGCGGCCTCCTTGGCCGAAAGTCTGCCCACCGCAGCAGTTCTCGGCGATGTGGAGGCATTGAGCTCTCGGCTGACCGCGATACTGGAACATGCCGATGCCGCCGCGGCGACCGAGCGGGCCCAGCGTGACGAGCATCGCGGCGCCCAAACGGCACGCAAGGAAGCTCTCGCCGCCGAAGCCGAAGATCTCGCGGCGAACGCCACGCAGTGGAAGTCCGCCGGTGACCGTCTGCGCGAGATCCTCGATGAATGGCGCACGATCACTGGACTGGACCGCAAGCTCGACGATGCCCTGTGGAAGCGCTACTCGTCGGCCCGAGAGACGTTCAACCGCCGTCGCGGCTCGCATTTCGCGGAACTGGACCGTGGCCGGGTTGGCGCCCGTCAGGCCAAAGAGGCGCTGTGCGAGCAGGCCGAGCAACTGTCCGACTCGACAGATTGGGGCGCCACCGGTGCCACCTTCCGTGACCTGCTGACCCAGTGGAAGGCCGCCGGACGGGCCTCCAAGGACGTCGACGACGCGCTGTGGCACCGGTTCAAGACCGCTCAGGACACATTCTTCGGGGCCCGAAATGCCGCCCATGCCGAACGTGACACCGAGTTCAAGGCGAATGCCACCGCCAAGGAAGCACTGCTGGCCGAGGCCGAGAAGATCGACACGACCGATCTGGATGCGGCCCGTGCGGCATTGCGCACGATCGGCGACAAATGGGACGCGATCGGCAAGGTTCCCCGGGAACGCGCCGCCGATCTGGAGCGACGCCTGCGCTCCGTGGAGAAGAAGATCCGCGATACTCCGGCGGGCGGTGTTGATCCTGAGGCCCAGGCTCGCGCCGACCAGTTCCGCTCACGTGCCGAGCAGTTCGAGAAGCAGGCCGAGAAGGCCGAGGCCGCCGGCCGCGCCAAGGATGCGGCCGACGCCAGGGCGAGCGCCGAACAGTGGCGTCAGTGGGCCGACGCCGCGGCCGCCACGCTCGGAGAGCGCAAATAG
- a CDS encoding class III extradiol ring-cleavage dioxygenase family protein codes for MLNAIAIVPATPVLVPQLVGAAADEVADLREAVVAAAGSLPPRWLAIGVGPDDAVYGSDCVGTFAGYGVDVPVALGPGPVGGPVELPLCALVAGWIRGQATPDAGIEVHAYAAAHPVGGALARGRALRAQLEESPEPIGVLVVADGVNTLTPAAPGGHDPDSPSVQQQLDDALATGDLSALAELPESVLGRVAYQVLAGLTEPETGSARELYRGAPYGVGYFVGEWLP; via the coding sequence GTGCTGAACGCCATCGCGATCGTTCCCGCCACGCCGGTTCTGGTGCCTCAACTTGTGGGTGCGGCCGCGGACGAGGTGGCTGACCTCCGCGAGGCTGTCGTGGCCGCGGCGGGTTCGCTACCGCCACGCTGGCTGGCGATCGGGGTCGGCCCTGATGACGCGGTGTATGGGTCCGACTGTGTCGGGACCTTCGCCGGCTACGGCGTCGACGTCCCGGTGGCTCTCGGCCCCGGGCCGGTTGGGGGTCCGGTTGAGCTGCCGCTGTGTGCGCTGGTCGCCGGGTGGATCCGCGGGCAGGCCACGCCCGACGCAGGCATCGAGGTACACGCCTACGCTGCCGCACACCCGGTCGGTGGAGCACTGGCCCGGGGCCGCGCCCTGCGCGCCCAGCTTGAGGAATCCCCGGAACCGATCGGTGTCCTGGTGGTCGCCGATGGGGTGAACACGCTGACGCCTGCGGCCCCCGGTGGCCATGATCCAGACTCGCCGTCGGTCCAACAGCAACTCGACGATGCACTGGCCACCGGCGACCTCTCGGCGCTGGCCGAGCTGCCCGAGTCCGTGCTCGGCAGGGTGGCTTACCAGGTGCTGGCCGGACTGACCGAACCCGAGACAGGGTCGGCGCGTGAGCTCTACCGCGGAGCGCCGTACGGCGTCGGCTACTTCGTCGGCGAATGGCTGCCGTGA
- a CDS encoding amino acid ABC transporter permease, with translation MSSASVLFDVPGPRARVRNFIVAVLTVAVTAVIIGVVLWRFNEKGQLDWAKWQPFLTADLWRTYLLPGLQGTLTAAALSIVLALALGFLLGVGRMTPVAFIRWPCAVFVEFFRAVPVLIMMIFSFAAYGLVDGVPSEYQALAGVVTGLTLYNGAVIAEIIRAGVHSLPRGQVEAAASLGLRWGSTMRLIQLPQAITSMLPVLVSQMVVILKDTAIGYQITFLEVVRQTTNLGSTYRNYLPALIVVALLLITINFALSSFATWLERRMRRSSRGPAPLEPEAVEQEGAPGAQVLHTQRD, from the coding sequence ATGTCCAGCGCTTCGGTTCTCTTCGATGTACCAGGCCCCCGTGCCCGGGTGCGGAACTTTATCGTGGCCGTCCTGACCGTTGCGGTGACCGCAGTCATCATCGGCGTCGTGCTGTGGCGCTTCAACGAGAAGGGGCAACTCGACTGGGCCAAGTGGCAACCGTTCCTCACGGCCGATCTGTGGCGGACCTATCTACTGCCTGGCCTCCAAGGCACGCTGACCGCGGCTGCCCTGTCGATCGTGCTGGCACTCGCGCTGGGGTTCTTGCTCGGTGTCGGGCGGATGACGCCGGTGGCGTTCATCCGTTGGCCCTGCGCGGTGTTCGTCGAGTTCTTCCGCGCAGTACCAGTGCTGATCATGATGATCTTCAGCTTCGCGGCGTATGGGCTCGTCGACGGCGTGCCGTCGGAGTATCAGGCGCTGGCCGGCGTTGTCACCGGCCTGACTCTCTACAACGGCGCGGTGATCGCCGAGATCATCCGGGCCGGGGTCCACTCTCTGCCACGGGGTCAGGTCGAGGCTGCGGCGTCACTCGGTCTGCGTTGGGGTTCGACGATGAGGCTCATCCAGCTGCCGCAGGCCATCACCTCGATGCTGCCGGTTCTGGTCTCACAGATGGTCGTGATCCTCAAGGACACCGCGATCGGCTATCAGATCACCTTTCTGGAGGTGGTGCGCCAGACCACCAACCTGGGCTCGACCTACCGCAACTATCTACCCGCGCTCATCGTCGTCGCATTGCTGTTGATCACGATCAACTTCGCGCTGTCTTCATTCGCCACCTGGTTGGAACGACGAATGCGTCGTTCCAGCCGTGGACCCGCGCCGCTGGAACCAGAGGCCGTCGAGCAGGAAGGCGCACCGGGCGCGCAGGTGCTGCACACCCAACGGGACTGA
- a CDS encoding amino acid ABC transporter ATP-binding protein, whose protein sequence is MISLSGVNKHFGSLHVLNDINLEVRRGQVVVVLGPSGSGKSTLCRTINRLETIDSGRIAIDGQVLPAEGRKLAQLRSDVGMVFQSFNLFAHKTILENVTLAPVKVRRTSKAQARESAMALLDRVGVANQADKYPAQLSGGQQQRVAIARSLAMNPKVMLFDEPTSALDPEMINEVLAVMTALAGEGMTMVVVTHEMGFARRASDRVVFMADGAIVEDAAPAEFFDNPKSDRAKDFLGKILHH, encoded by the coding sequence ATGATCTCACTGTCGGGCGTCAACAAACACTTTGGCTCGCTGCACGTACTCAACGACATCAACCTCGAAGTGCGCCGTGGGCAGGTGGTGGTGGTGCTCGGCCCGTCGGGGTCGGGCAAGTCCACGTTGTGCCGCACCATCAACCGGCTGGAGACCATCGATTCCGGCCGCATCGCGATCGACGGTCAGGTGCTGCCCGCCGAGGGCCGCAAGTTGGCCCAGCTGCGTTCGGATGTCGGCATGGTGTTCCAGTCCTTCAACTTGTTCGCACACAAGACAATTCTGGAGAACGTCACGCTCGCCCCGGTGAAGGTGCGCCGCACGTCCAAGGCACAGGCCCGCGAGAGTGCAATGGCGCTGCTGGACCGGGTCGGGGTGGCCAACCAGGCCGACAAGTACCCGGCTCAACTATCGGGTGGTCAGCAGCAGCGTGTCGCCATCGCGCGATCGTTGGCGATGAACCCGAAGGTCATGCTGTTCGACGAGCCCACCAGCGCGCTGGATCCCGAGATGATCAACGAGGTCCTGGCCGTGATGACCGCCCTCGCCGGCGAGGGCATGACGATGGTGGTGGTCACCCACGAGATGGGCTTCGCCCGCCGGGCCTCGGACCGCGTGGTGTTCATGGCCGACGGCGCCATCGTCGAGGACGCAGCACCGGCCGAGTTCTTCGACAACCCGAAATCCGATCGCGCCAAAGATTTTCTCGGCAAGATCCTGCATCACTGA
- a CDS encoding amino acid ABC transporter permease, with protein sequence MEIFTEYRDQIFAAFWITIRLTMYSAVGALILGTLLAAMRLAPVPVLNWLGTIYVNIVRNTPLTLIIIFCSLGVGQTLRITLAASDSPTFIVDSNFRLAVLGLTVYTASFVCETVRAGVNTVPIGQAEAARSLGLSFAQNLRLILLPQAFRAVILPLGSVLIALTKNTTIASAIGVVEAAWLMKTMTENTAALLTVGIIFAAGFVILTLPLGLLFGWLGKRLAVQR encoded by the coding sequence GTGGAGATATTCACCGAGTACCGCGATCAGATCTTCGCGGCATTCTGGATCACCATCCGGCTGACGATGTACTCCGCCGTCGGCGCATTGATCCTGGGCACGTTACTGGCGGCGATGCGGCTGGCACCGGTGCCGGTGCTGAACTGGCTCGGCACCATCTACGTGAACATCGTCCGTAACACCCCACTGACGCTGATCATCATCTTCTGCTCACTCGGGGTGGGGCAGACGTTGCGGATCACGCTGGCCGCGTCGGACTCGCCCACCTTCATCGTGGACAGCAACTTCCGCCTGGCCGTACTCGGATTGACGGTCTACACAGCATCTTTCGTGTGCGAGACGGTGCGGGCAGGGGTCAACACCGTGCCGATCGGCCAGGCCGAGGCGGCCCGTTCCCTTGGTCTGTCGTTCGCACAGAACCTGCGGTTGATCCTGCTACCACAAGCCTTTCGCGCGGTGATCCTGCCGTTGGGTTCAGTACTGATCGCCCTGACCAAGAACACCACCATCGCGTCGGCCATCGGTGTCGTTGAGGCGGCGTGGTTGATGAAGACGATGACAGAGAACACCGCCGCACTGCTGACCGTCGGCATCATCTTCGCCGCCGGATTCGTCATCCTGACATTGCCGTTGGGTCTGCTGTTCGGTTGGCTCGGCAAGAGATTGGCGGTGCAGCGCTAG
- a CDS encoding glutamate ABC transporter substrate-binding protein — protein sequence MPSAPFKWIGTVALALALPFAATACGGGSDSSKIVIGTKYDQPGLGQKKPDGTMSGFDVDVAKYVANELGYPEDKIEWKEAPSPQRETLIQNGQVEYIVGTYSISPARQEKVAFAGPYLVTGQSLLVRADENAITGPESLSDKQKVCSVSGSTPAQQIKEKYPDVQLQLYDTYTLCVDALRNRGVDAVTTDEVILAGYAAQTPGEFKIVGDPFSEERYGIGLKKDDTELRSKINDAIEKMISSGAWKDAFDKNLGPAGIQAPTPPTVDR from the coding sequence ATGCCCTCCGCACCGTTCAAATGGATCGGTACCGTCGCGCTCGCGCTCGCGCTCCCCTTCGCCGCGACCGCCTGCGGCGGCGGTAGCGACTCCAGCAAGATCGTCATCGGCACCAAATACGACCAGCCCGGACTCGGCCAGAAGAAGCCCGACGGCACCATGTCCGGGTTCGACGTCGACGTGGCCAAGTACGTGGCCAATGAACTCGGCTACCCCGAGGACAAGATCGAATGGAAGGAAGCCCCCTCGCCGCAGCGCGAGACGTTGATCCAGAACGGTCAGGTCGAGTACATCGTCGGGACCTACTCGATCAGCCCGGCGCGTCAGGAAAAGGTGGCGTTCGCCGGGCCCTACCTGGTCACCGGGCAGAGCCTGCTGGTCCGCGCCGACGAGAACGCCATCACCGGGCCGGAATCGCTGAGCGACAAGCAGAAGGTCTGCTCGGTGTCCGGTTCGACTCCGGCTCAGCAGATCAAGGAGAAGTATCCCGACGTCCAACTGCAGCTGTACGACACCTACACCCTGTGCGTCGACGCCCTCAGGAACCGCGGAGTCGATGCGGTGACCACCGATGAGGTGATCCTGGCCGGCTACGCCGCGCAGACGCCCGGGGAATTCAAGATCGTCGGTGACCCCTTCTCCGAGGAGCGCTACGGCATCGGTCTCAAGAAGGACGACACCGAGCTGCGCAGCAAGATCAACGATGCGATCGAGAAGATGATCAGCAGCGGGGCGTGGAAAGACGCGTTCGACAAGAACCTCGGGCCGGCCGGCATCCAGGCGCCGACACCGCCGACCGTCGACCGCTGA